A window of the Phragmites australis chromosome 20, lpPhrAust1.1, whole genome shotgun sequence genome harbors these coding sequences:
- the LOC133901957 gene encoding auxin-responsive protein SAUR36-like — protein MLLFSLAYKSISSAPTLPSVHLQAKFCLHLAEYHLIQRFTELSEKKAGEATMFSAKRLVQMAKKWQRMAALARKRLASTPAKETKGSCGTSTPVAVKGHCVVYSADGRRFEVPLAYLGTAVFSELLSMSQEEFGFAGNDGRITLHCDAALMEYVICLLRKEASEEVERAFLSSMARPCHYGNGLTQPMGLSHQIAVSSF, from the coding sequence ATgcttctcttctccctcgcctATAAATCCATCAGTTCAGCACCAACACTTCCATCAGTCCATCTACAAGCTAAGTTTTGTTTACACCTAGCTGAATACCACCTGATACAAAGGTTCACTGAACTTTCAGAGAAGAAAGCAGGAGAAGCAACCATGTTCAGTGCCAAGAGACTTGTTCAAATGGCCAAGAAGTGGCAAAGAATGGCAGCCCTCGCAAGGAAGCGACTCGCATCAACGCCGGCCAAAGAAACCAAAGGATCGTGCGGCACGTCGACGCCGGTGGCCGTCAAGGGCCACTGCGTCGTGTACTCGGCCGATGGGAGGCGGTTCGAGGTTCCTTTGGCGTACCTCGGCACGGCGGTCTTCAGCGAGCTCCTGAGCATGTCGCAGGAGGAGTTCGGGTTCGCCGGCAACGATGGCAGGATCACGCTACACTGTGATGCTGCGTTGATGGAGTACGTGATTTGTTTGCTTAGGAAAGAGGCCTCTGAAGAGGTTGAAAGGGCGTTCCTGAGCTCCATGGCGAGGCCTTGCCACTATGGAAATGGCTTGACGCAACCGATGGGACTTAGCCATCAAATAGCTGTTTCTAGCTTCTAA
- the LOC133901973 gene encoding auxin-responsive protein SAUR36-like — translation MISAKRIAHLAKKWQKMAALGRKRLTWRVAKEADDCCTSVADKGHFVVYTADGRRFEVPLAYLGTTVFTEFLQMSQEEFGFTSDGRITLPCDAAVMEYAMCLLRRSASAEVEKAFLSTMAMTCHYARCVPPSLGVSQQVAACSS, via the coding sequence ATGATCAGCGCCAAGAGGATTGCTCATCTGGCCAAGAAGTGGCAGAAAATGGCAGCACTTGGGAGGAAGCGGCTCACTTGGAGGGTGGCAAAGGAAGCCGACGATTGCTGCACCTCTGTAGCAGACAAGGGCCACTTTGTGGTGTACACAGCTGACGGGAGGCGGTTCGAGGTTCCATTGGCGTACCTTGGCACTACAGTCTTCACTGAGTTCCTGCAGATGTCCCAAGAGGAGTTTGGCTTCACGAGCGATGGGCGGATCACACTTCCTTGTGATGCTGCAGTCATGGAATACGCCATGTGCCTGCTCAGGAGAAGCGCCTCTGCCGAGGTAGAGAAGGCATTTCTGAGCACCATGGCAATGACATGCCACTACGCAAGATGTGTGCCACCATCTCTAGGAGTTAGCCAGCAGGTTGCTGCTTGCAGCTCCTAA
- the LOC133902519 gene encoding auxin-responsive protein SAUR36-like, with product MIHSKRLVQLVKKWQHMAALGRRRLTTMGAIKYGNLHCASAIVDKGHCVVYTADGKRFEVPLVYLSTTVFGELLRMSEDEFGFTSEDRITVPCEAVVMEYVMCLLRRKPSEEVERAVLSSVVMPCSYKSSMTMVSKGLSQSLSIF from the coding sequence ATGATACATTCTAAGAGGCTAGTTCAACTGGTAAAGAAGTGGCAACATATGGCAGCCCTTGGGAGAAGGAGGCTGACGACGATGGGAGCAATCAAATATGGCAACCTACACTGTGCATCAGCCATAGTGGACAAGGGCCACTGCGTCGTCTACACAGCTGATGGTAAGCGATTTGAGGTCCCTTTGGTGTATCTCAGTACAACAGTTTTTGGGGAGCTCCTAAGGATGTCCGAGGATGAGTTTGGGTTCACAAGTGAAGACAGGATCACAGTGCCTTGTGAGGCAgtggtgatggagtacgtgatGTGCTTGCTTAGGAGAAAGCCCTCGGAAGAGGTGGAAAGGGCAGTTCTTAGCTCTGTTGTAATGCCATGCAGCTACAAGAGTAGCATGACCATGGTTTCCAAGGGTCTTAGCCAGTCACTATCTATATTTTAG
- the LOC133902261 gene encoding cation/H(+) antiporter 2-like, whose amino-acid sequence MARSIVDCGFNISVQNVALDTLFLIVIQAAVVIALGKFIHLSLRRHNQPSAISQILAGIIVGSLGLHEVIVHVDVENAEDTYGRYVSEVRIFYMFYVGLEADLAALWNDMRRCTIFTYASVATCLLLAAFVSGGMYGSMMHTPVRSPELLAAVLMLTLANTASVDISRMASEMGLAATASGRLVVVTAIGTNIICIVGEGVFSCMKLASSRTPGYSASERLGMGVLALLKVGIALSLLRPVVAFMNRRNAGRHRIGNWELLLLLVAVSFIGNFPQRAGFDGMPASLLLGLAFPREGPVARSVMDALAYPLHALALPFYFGAMGMRLNFSAMSGAIVVPAILLTLLGLIGKCLGTMGAARFLKMPLADALRFGVLLNVKGHVNMIDMSFASSEGVMHFPSLLLALTLRQDCFVRARTQIWAEQALMAMVVGSMISTIIAGPVLSVVFRKESEAYAWSQQALEHMAPDQELRMLACVHGARGTPGMLSLLELLASKPRAQPTIHVLHFYDVARKHSGPRHYHKRVQDSEHKHMDRRNDATTQVNWAVDVFTCATGLAIRQIDAGDRGPTVNAKAVRRWTEDVRASILLVPYRKEQHYDGSMVCRREDRSQLNLEVLARAPCTTGILADRPFRSGGTSFQLPTKISTSKEAAGNQGDEKVTTHVAAVFLGGPDDREAVALACRLAKNESVSLTVIRFVLRGTHDRVATTSTDIDGEVSVVVHDAAAGVVSLEVADPDEDCMSEFHRAYVAKERAAYAEKAVTGPLDVVEALRGMAGAYALVVAGRGGRQPAELVMGLEGWAECAEVGPVGEILASEESLEMGSVLVVQQKTAPPFHLDLPAPATM is encoded by the exons ATGGCGAGATCCATCGTCGATTGCGGCTTCAACATCTCGGTCCAGAACGTGGCGCTGGACACGCTGTTCCTCATCGTCATCCAGGCGGCCGTCGTCATCGCGCTCGGCAAGTTCATCCACCTCTCCCTCCGCCGCCACAACCAGCCCAGCGCCATCTCCCAGATCCTC GCGGGGATCATCGTGGGGAGTCTGGGACTGCATGAGGTGATCGTTCACGTCGACGTGGAGAACGCGGAGGACACGTACGGCCGGTACGTGTCGGAGGTTCGCATCTTCTACATGTTCTACGTCGGCCTGGAGGCGGACCTCGCCGCGCTGTGGAACGACATGCGCCGGTGCACCATCTTCACGTACGCGAGCGTGGCCACCTGCCTGCTCCTCGCGGCCTTCGTCTCCGGCGGCATGTACGGCAGCATGATGCACACCCCGGTCAGGTCGCCGGAGCTGCTGGCCGCCGTGCTCATGCTGACGCTGGCCAACACCGCCTCCGTCGACATCTCAAGGATGGCCAGCGAGATGGGGCTCGCTGCCACGGCCAGCGGGCGGCTCGTCGTCGTCACGGCGATCGGGACCAACATCATCTGCATCGTCGGCGAGGGGGTATTCTCCTGCATGAAGCTGGCCTCCAGCAGGACCCCGGGCTACAGCGCGTCGGAGCGTCTGGGGATGGGCGTCCTCGCGCTCCTCAAGGTGGGCATCGCACTGTCTCTGCTCCGGCCGGTGGTGGCGTTCATGAACCGTCGCAACGCGGGGCGGCACCGCATCGGAAActgggagctgctgctgctgctcgtcgCCGTGTCGTTCATCGGCAACTTCCCGCAGCGCGCGGGGTTCGACGGGATGCCGGCGAGCCTCCTGCTGGGGCTGGCGTTCCCGAGGGAAGGGCCTGTGGCGAGGAGCGTCATGGACGCGCTCGCGTACCCGCTCCACGCCCTGGCTCTGCCCTTCTACTTCGGCGCCATGGGGATGCGGCTAAACTTCAGCGCCATGTCGGGTGCGATCGTGGTGCCCGCCATCCTCCTAACGCTGCTCGGCTTAATCGGCAAGTGCCTAGGCACCATGGGCGCCGCCAGGTTCCTCAAGATGCCACTCGCCGACGCCCTGCGCTTCGGTGTCCTGCTCAACGTCAAAGGCCACGTCAACATGATCGATATGAGCTTCGCCAGTTCCGAAGGGGTAATgcattttccttctcttcttctggCGCTCACGCTTCGA CAAGATTGCTTTGTCCGTGCACGTACGCAGATCTGGGCGGAGCAGGCGCTGATGGCGATGGTCGTCGGCAGCATGATCAGCACGATCATTGCCGGTCCGGTGTTATCCGTAGTGTTCCGCAAGGAGAGCGAGGCGTACGCGTGGAGCCAACAGGCGCTGGAACACATGGCCCCGGACCAGGAGCTGCGCATGCTCGCGTGCGTGCACGGCGCGCGCGGCACGCCGGGCATGCTCAGCCTCCTGGAGCTGCTGGCGAGCAAGCCCCGCGCGCAGCCCACCATCCACGTCCTCCACTTCTACGACGTCGCGCGCAAGCACTCCGGCCCCAGGCACTACCACAAGCGGGTCCAGGACAGCGAACACAAGCACATGGACCGCCGCAACGACGCCACCACGCAGGTGAACTGGGCCGTCGACGTGTTCACCTGCGCCACCGGCCTCGCCATCCGCCAGATCGACGCCGGTGACCGTGGGCCCACCGTGAACGCTAAGGCCGTCCGCCGCTGGACGGAGGACGTCCGCGCGAGCATCCTGCTAGTCCCCTACCGCAAAGAGCAGCACTACGACGGCTCGATGGTCTGCCGGCGCGAGGACCGCAGCCAGCTCAACCTCGAGGTGCTCGCGCGCGCGCCGTGCACCACCGGCATCCTCGCCGACCGCCCGTTCCGGAGCGGCGGCACCAGCTTCCAGCTGCCGACCAAGATATCGACGAGCAAGGAGGCCGCGGGGAACCAGGGCGACGAGAAGGTGACAACCCACGTCGCCGCCGTCTTCCTCGGCGGCCCGGACGACCGCGAGGCGGTGGCCCTCGCCTGCCGCCTCGCCAAGAACGAGTCCGTCAGCTTGACAGTCATCCGCTTCGTGCTACGCGGCACGCACGACCGCGTTGCAACGACGAGCACCGACATCGACGGCGAGGTGTCCGTGGTAGTCCACGACGCCGCCGCTGGCGTCGTCAGTTTGGAGGTGGCCGACCCGGACGAGGATTGTATGTCTGAGTTCCACCGCGCGTACGTGGCGAAGGAGCGCGCGGCGTACGCGGAGAAGGCGGTGACGGGGCCCTTGGACGTGGTGGAGGCGCTTCGCGGGATGGCTGGCGCGTACGCGCTGGTGGTGGCGGGGCGCGGCGGGCGGCAGCCTGCAGAGCTGGTGATGGGGCTGGAAGGGTGGGCGGAGTGCGCGGAAGTGGGCCCGGTCGGGGAGATCCTGGCCTCGGAGGAGTCGCTGGAGATGGGCTCCGTGCTTGTCGTGCAGCAGAAGACCGCGCCCCCGTTCCACCTGGAcctgccggcgccggcgacgatGTGA